In Streptomyces chartreusis, the following proteins share a genomic window:
- a CDS encoding valine--tRNA ligase: MTENAQQQPSAPDTELPTQYAPADVEGPLYERWVERGYFEADAKSDKPPYTVVIPPPNVTGSLHLGHAFEHTLIDALTRRKRMQGFETLWQPGMDHAGIATQNVVERELGKEGKSRHDLGREAFVERVWQWKGESGGQISGQMRRLGDGVAWSRERFTMDEGLSQAVQTIFKRLYDDELIYRAERIINWCPRCLTAISDIEVEYQDDDGELVSMKYGDGDDTIVVATTRAETMLGDTAVAVHPDDERYKHLVGKLIKLPLTERSIPVVADTHVDPEFGTGAVKVTPAHDPNDFEIGQRHDLPAITIMDEHAVITAHGPFQGLDRLEARSAIVAALRAEGRIVAEKRPYVHSVGHCSRCKTTIEPRLSMQWWVKVGPLAKAAGDAVRDGRVKIHPQEMEKRYFDWVDNLHDWCISRQLWWGHRIPVWYGPNGEVVCVGPDEEAPSGEGWRQDTDVLDTWFSSGLWPFSTLGWPEQTESLAKFYPNSVLVTGYDILFFWVARMMMFGLYAMDGTPPFHTIALHGMVRDQFGKKMSKSFGNAVNPLDWMDKYGSDALRFTLARGANPGVDVPIGEDWVQGSRNFANKIWNATRFALMNGATVEGPLPEASAMSSTDRWILSRLNSVIAEVDAFYEDFQFAKLSDALFHFAWDEVFDWYVELSKTTFQAGGAAAEVSKRVLGEVLDVTLRLLHPVVPFVTETLWTTLTGGESIVIAEWPADSGFRDQGAEREIESLQSVITEVRRFRADQGLQPGQRVPARLTLDGTALAAHEPAIRQLLRLQPEGESFSATATLPVAGAEVTLDLSGVIDVAAERKRLAKDLAAAEKEKAQATAKLGNEAFLAKAPDQVVDKIRGRLAKADEDIARIKAQLERLPEA, encoded by the coding sequence GTGACCGAGAACGCTCAGCAGCAGCCATCAGCGCCCGACACCGAACTGCCGACCCAGTACGCGCCGGCCGATGTAGAGGGGCCGCTGTACGAGCGCTGGGTGGAGCGCGGTTACTTCGAGGCGGACGCGAAGAGCGACAAGCCGCCCTACACCGTCGTCATCCCGCCGCCGAACGTCACCGGCAGCCTGCACCTCGGGCACGCCTTCGAGCACACCCTCATCGATGCCCTGACGCGCCGTAAGCGCATGCAGGGCTTCGAGACGCTGTGGCAGCCCGGCATGGACCACGCCGGTATCGCCACGCAGAACGTCGTCGAGCGCGAGCTCGGCAAGGAGGGCAAGTCCCGCCACGACCTCGGCCGCGAGGCGTTCGTCGAGCGCGTCTGGCAGTGGAAGGGCGAGTCCGGCGGGCAGATCTCCGGGCAGATGCGACGCCTCGGTGACGGTGTCGCCTGGTCGCGCGAGCGCTTCACCATGGACGAGGGCCTCTCGCAGGCCGTCCAGACCATCTTCAAGCGGCTCTACGACGACGAGCTGATCTACCGCGCCGAGCGCATCATCAACTGGTGCCCCCGGTGTCTCACCGCCATCTCGGACATCGAGGTCGAGTACCAGGACGACGACGGCGAGCTCGTCTCCATGAAGTACGGCGACGGTGACGACACCATCGTCGTCGCCACGACCCGTGCCGAGACGATGCTCGGTGACACCGCGGTCGCCGTCCACCCGGACGACGAGCGCTACAAGCACCTGGTCGGCAAGCTCATCAAGCTGCCGCTGACCGAGCGCTCGATCCCGGTCGTCGCCGACACCCACGTCGACCCCGAATTCGGCACCGGCGCGGTCAAGGTGACCCCGGCCCACGACCCGAACGACTTCGAGATCGGCCAGCGGCACGACCTGCCGGCCATCACGATCATGGACGAGCACGCGGTCATCACCGCGCACGGCCCCTTCCAGGGCCTGGACCGCCTGGAGGCCCGCTCGGCGATCGTCGCCGCGCTGCGCGCCGAGGGCCGGATCGTCGCGGAGAAGCGGCCGTACGTCCACTCCGTCGGCCACTGCTCGCGCTGCAAGACGACCATCGAGCCGCGTCTGTCGATGCAGTGGTGGGTCAAGGTCGGCCCGCTCGCCAAGGCCGCCGGTGACGCGGTCCGCGACGGCCGGGTCAAGATCCACCCGCAGGAGATGGAGAAGCGGTACTTCGACTGGGTCGACAACCTCCACGACTGGTGCATCTCGCGGCAGTTGTGGTGGGGCCACCGCATCCCGGTCTGGTACGGCCCGAACGGCGAGGTCGTCTGCGTCGGCCCCGACGAGGAGGCGCCGAGCGGCGAGGGCTGGCGTCAGGACACCGACGTCCTCGACACCTGGTTCTCCTCCGGCCTGTGGCCCTTCTCGACCCTCGGCTGGCCCGAACAGACCGAGTCGCTCGCGAAGTTCTACCCGAACTCCGTCCTGGTCACCGGCTACGACATCCTCTTCTTCTGGGTCGCCCGGATGATGATGTTCGGCCTGTACGCGATGGACGGCACCCCGCCGTTCCACACCATCGCCCTGCACGGCATGGTCCGCGACCAGTTCGGCAAGAAGATGTCGAAGTCCTTCGGCAACGCGGTCAACCCGCTGGACTGGATGGACAAGTACGGCTCCGACGCGCTCCGCTTCACCCTGGCGCGCGGTGCCAACCCCGGCGTCGACGTCCCGATCGGCGAGGACTGGGTCCAGGGCTCCCGGAACTTCGCCAACAAGATCTGGAACGCCACCCGCTTCGCGCTGATGAACGGCGCGACGGTCGAGGGCCCGCTGCCGGAAGCGTCGGCGATGTCCTCCACGGACCGCTGGATCCTGTCCCGCCTGAACTCCGTCATCGCCGAAGTCGACGCGTTCTACGAGGACTTCCAGTTCGCCAAGCTGTCCGACGCCCTCTTCCACTTCGCGTGGGACGAGGTCTTCGACTGGTACGTCGAGCTGTCCAAGACGACGTTCCAGGCGGGCGGCGCGGCGGCCGAGGTCTCCAAGCGCGTCCTCGGCGAGGTCCTCGACGTCACGCTGAGGCTGCTGCACCCGGTGGTCCCGTTCGTCACGGAGACCCTGTGGACCACGCTGACCGGCGGCGAGTCGATCGTGATCGCCGAGTGGCCGGCCGACAGCGGCTTCCGTGACCAGGGCGCCGAGCGGGAGATCGAGTCGCTCCAGTCGGTCATCACCGAGGTCCGCCGCTTCCGCGCCGACCAGGGCCTGCAGCCGGGCCAGCGCGTCCCGGCCCGCCTGACGCTGGACGGCACGGCCCTCGCCGCGCACGAGCCGGCCATCCGCCAGCTGCTGCGCCTGCAGCCCGAGGGCGAGAGCTTCTCGGCGACGGCGACCCTGCCGGTCGCCGGCGCGGAGGTCACCCTCGACCTGTCCGGCGTGATCGACGTCGCGGCCGAGCGCAAGCGCCTGGCCAAGGACCTCGCCGCCGCCGAGAAGGAGAAGGCCCAGGCCACGGCCAAGCTCGGCAACGAGGCGTTCCTCGCGAAGGCCCCGGACCAGGTGGTCGACAAGATCCGGGGGCGGCTCGCCAAGGCGGACGAGGACATCGCCCGGATCAAGGCGCAGCTGGAGAGGCTGCCGGAAGCGTAA
- the folC gene encoding bifunctional tetrahydrofolate synthase/dihydrofolate synthase has product MSESDDPFEEIIAAETDRDPDLAVIEAGSRTLRTQGGPPQAHVPARPEDPEVDKALREVEAELATRWGETKLEPSVSRIAALMDVLGEPQRSYPSIHITGTNGKTSTARMIEALLGAFELRTGRYTSPHVQSVTERISLDGAPVSAERFIETYNDIKPYVEMVDSSQEYRLSFFEVLTGMAYAAFADAPVDVAVVEVGMGGSWDATNVIDGDVAVVTPIDLDHTDRLGSTPGEIAVEKAGIVKQDATVIMAQQPVDAAQVLLKKAVEVDATVAREGLEFGVVARQVAVGGQQVTLRGLGGEYPEVYLPLHGAHQAHNAAVALAAVEAFFGVGAARAEPLDIDTVRKAFASVSSPGRMEVVRRSPTVVLDAAHNPAGARAAAEAIGEAFDFSRLIGVVGASSDKNVRELLEAFEPIFAEVVVTQNSSHRAMDADELAAVAVEVFGDERVQVEPRLPDALEAAITLAEEEGEFTGGGVLVTGSVITVGEARLLLGKG; this is encoded by the coding sequence GTGAGTGAGAGCGACGACCCCTTCGAAGAGATCATCGCGGCGGAGACCGACCGCGACCCCGATCTCGCCGTCATCGAGGCCGGCAGCCGAACCCTGCGCACCCAGGGCGGCCCGCCGCAGGCGCACGTGCCGGCGCGCCCCGAGGACCCCGAGGTCGACAAGGCATTGCGCGAGGTCGAGGCGGAGCTCGCCACCCGCTGGGGCGAGACCAAGCTGGAGCCGTCGGTCAGCCGTATCGCCGCGCTCATGGACGTCCTCGGCGAGCCCCAGCGCTCGTACCCCTCGATCCACATCACCGGCACCAACGGCAAGACGTCGACCGCCCGCATGATCGAGGCCCTCCTCGGCGCCTTCGAGCTGCGCACCGGCCGCTACACCTCGCCGCACGTCCAGTCGGTCACCGAGCGGATCAGCCTCGACGGCGCCCCGGTCTCCGCCGAGCGCTTCATCGAGACGTACAACGACATCAAGCCGTACGTCGAGATGGTCGACTCCTCGCAGGAGTACCGCCTGTCCTTCTTCGAGGTGCTCACGGGCATGGCGTACGCGGCCTTCGCGGACGCGCCCGTCGACGTCGCCGTCGTGGAAGTGGGCATGGGCGGCTCCTGGGACGCCACCAACGTCATCGACGGTGATGTCGCCGTCGTGACGCCCATAGACCTCGACCACACCGACCGGCTGGGCTCCACCCCGGGCGAGATCGCCGTCGAGAAGGCCGGCATCGTCAAGCAGGACGCCACCGTGATCATGGCCCAGCAGCCGGTGGACGCCGCCCAGGTGCTGCTGAAGAAGGCCGTGGAGGTCGACGCCACCGTCGCCCGCGAGGGCCTGGAGTTCGGGGTCGTCGCACGTCAGGTCGCCGTCGGCGGACAGCAGGTCACGCTGCGCGGGCTCGGCGGCGAGTACCCCGAGGTGTACCTGCCGCTGCACGGCGCGCACCAGGCGCACAACGCCGCCGTCGCCCTGGCCGCAGTGGAGGCATTCTTCGGCGTCGGCGCCGCACGCGCCGAGCCGCTGGACATCGACACGGTCCGCAAGGCCTTCGCGTCCGTCTCCTCGCCGGGCCGGATGGAGGTCGTACGGCGCTCTCCGACCGTCGTGCTGGACGCCGCCCACAACCCGGCGGGCGCGCGGGCGGCCGCCGAGGCGATCGGGGAGGCCTTCGACTTCAGCCGGCTCATCGGCGTGGTCGGCGCGAGCAGCGACAAGAACGTGCGGGAGCTGCTGGAGGCCTTCGAGCCGATCTTCGCCGAGGTCGTCGTCACACAGAACTCCTCGCACCGCGCGATGGACGCCGACGAACTCGCGGCCGTCGCCGTCGAGGTGTTCGGCGACGAGCGCGTGCAGGTCGAGCCGCGGCTGCCGGACGCCCTGGAGGCCGCGATCACGCTGGCCGAGGAGGAAGGCGAGTTCACGGGCGGCGGTGTGCTGGTCACCGGGTCCGTCATCACGGTCGGCGAGGCCCGGCTGCTGCTGGGGAAGGGCTGA
- a CDS encoding DUF4233 domain-containing protein, whose amino-acid sequence MRTLCSSTLIGEFFVIGFAGLVAMKDPDLALSTVWTVSGIAMFLCVLLCGLVTRPGGVALGWALQIALIASGFIVPTMFFLGAIFAALWWASVHYGKKVDEAKARFAAQADSSAPDAA is encoded by the coding sequence ATGCGTACCCTCTGTTCATCGACCCTGATCGGCGAGTTCTTCGTCATCGGCTTCGCCGGTCTGGTCGCGATGAAGGACCCCGATCTGGCCTTGTCCACGGTGTGGACGGTCAGCGGGATCGCGATGTTCCTGTGCGTGCTGCTGTGCGGCCTGGTGACCCGCCCCGGCGGGGTCGCCCTCGGCTGGGCCCTGCAGATCGCGCTCATCGCATCCGGGTTCATTGTTCCCACGATGTTCTTCCTGGGCGCGATCTTCGCGGCACTTTGGTGGGCTTCGGTGCACTACGGCAAGAAGGTCGACGAGGCGAAGGCGAGATTCGCCGCGCAGGCGGACTCCTCCGCACCTGACGCTGCGTAA
- the ndk gene encoding nucleoside-diphosphate kinase: MTQRTLVLLKPDAVRRGLTGEIISRIERKAGWQITALELRTLDQETLEQHYGEHKGKPFYEPLVEFMASGPVVALIVEGERVIEGLRALAGPTDPIAAAPGSIRGDYGVIVRENLIHASDSEESAEREVKIFFPGRA; encoded by the coding sequence GTGACCCAGCGCACCCTCGTCCTGCTCAAGCCCGACGCAGTCCGCCGCGGCCTGACCGGCGAGATCATCAGCCGCATCGAGCGCAAGGCCGGCTGGCAGATCACCGCGCTGGAGCTGCGCACCCTGGACCAGGAGACCCTGGAGCAGCACTACGGCGAGCACAAGGGCAAGCCCTTCTACGAGCCGCTGGTGGAGTTCATGGCCTCCGGCCCGGTCGTCGCCCTGATCGTCGAGGGCGAGCGGGTCATCGAGGGGCTGCGCGCGCTCGCCGGTCCGACCGACCCGATCGCCGCCGCGCCGGGCTCGATCCGCGGTGACTACGGTGTGATCGTCCGTGAGAACCTCATCCACGCCTCCGACTCCGAGGAGTCCGCCGAGCGCGAGGTGAAGATCTTCTTTCCGGGGCGTGCGTAA
- a CDS encoding rod shape-determining protein produces MSFIGRDMAVDLGTANTLVYVRGRGIVLNEPSVVAINTNTGGILAVGAEAKKMIGRTPGNIVAVRPLKDGVIADFEITERMLRYFILKIHKRRYLARPRVVVCVPSGITGVERRAVIEASSQAGARQVHIIEEPMAAAIGSGLPVHEATGNMVVDIGGGTTEVAVISLGGIVTAQSIRVAGDELDNAIIQHIKKEYSLLLGERTAEQIKITIGSAYDLDSDEHTEIRGRDLVSGLPKTVVISAAEVRKAIEEPVNAIVDAVKTTLDKCPPELSGDIMDRGIVLTGGGALLRGLDERLRRETGMPIHIAEDPLDSVALGSGKCVEEFEALQQVLDASPRR; encoded by the coding sequence ATGTCGTTCATCGGCCGTGACATGGCTGTCGACCTCGGGACCGCCAACACGCTGGTGTACGTCAGGGGTCGCGGGATCGTGCTCAACGAACCGTCGGTCGTCGCGATCAACACCAACACCGGCGGCATCCTCGCGGTCGGTGCCGAGGCGAAGAAGATGATCGGGCGCACCCCCGGCAACATCGTTGCCGTGCGTCCGCTGAAGGACGGCGTGATCGCCGACTTCGAGATCACAGAGCGGATGCTCCGCTACTTCATCCTGAAGATCCACAAGCGGCGTTATCTGGCTCGTCCGCGGGTCGTCGTCTGCGTTCCCTCGGGCATCACGGGTGTCGAGCGCCGTGCCGTGATCGAGGCGTCGTCCCAGGCGGGCGCCCGCCAGGTGCACATCATCGAGGAGCCCATGGCCGCGGCCATCGGTTCCGGCCTGCCGGTCCACGAGGCCACGGGCAACATGGTGGTCGACATCGGCGGCGGCACCACGGAGGTCGCGGTCATCTCCCTCGGCGGCATCGTCACCGCCCAGTCCATCCGCGTCGCGGGTGACGAGCTGGACAACGCGATCATCCAGCACATCAAGAAGGAGTACTCCCTTCTGCTGGGTGAGCGGACGGCCGAGCAGATCAAGATCACGATCGGTTCGGCGTACGACCTCGACTCCGACGAGCACACCGAGATCCGCGGCCGGGACCTCGTGTCCGGACTGCCGAAGACCGTCGTCATCTCCGCGGCCGAGGTGCGCAAGGCCATCGAGGAACCGGTCAACGCCATCGTGGACGCCGTGAAGACGACCCTCGACAAGTGCCCGCCGGAGCTGTCCGGCGACATCATGGACCGAGGAATCGTTCTGACCGGCGGCGGCGCCCTGCTGCGCGGCCTCGACGAGCGGCTGCGGCGCGAGACCGGCATGCCGATCCACATCGCCGAGGACCCGCTGGACAGCGTGGCGCTCGGTTCCGGCAAGTGTGTCGAGGAGTTCGAGGCGTTGCAGCAGGTGCTCGACGCCTCGCCGCGCAGATGA
- the mreC gene encoding rod shape-determining protein MreC — MRDTRESRLLLVLLIAIAFALITVDIRGGEDSPVDGARQAAATVFGPIEDGVSAAVNPVGNAVAAIRDSGERHDRLALLEQENAALKAKLGSEDRDSSRLKQLDKMLKVAGAGQYGIKGAEVIAIGAAQGFSWTITVDVGANDGIRRDMTVLNGDGLVGRVTTVGPNTATVLLANDPDFTVGTRMESSDELGFASGQGDRPLRVELLNGKAEVKKGDRLVTFGSQADKPFVPGVPVGVVSRVDPSGGGLTRTLYVTPFVGFSKLDIVGVVVQAPTKDPRDTVLPSKPKPTPRPTVTVTVTPGAEPPADGEEQPQGDGQDQPLADGLYQPRADGRYQPPGDGQNPYEQEQ, encoded by the coding sequence GTGAGGGACACACGAGAGAGCCGGCTGCTCCTGGTGCTGCTGATCGCCATCGCGTTCGCACTGATCACGGTGGACATCCGCGGTGGTGAGGACTCCCCGGTCGACGGTGCCCGCCAGGCCGCTGCCACGGTCTTCGGCCCCATCGAGGACGGTGTGTCGGCCGCGGTGAACCCGGTCGGCAACGCGGTCGCCGCGATCCGCGACTCCGGTGAGCGCCACGACCGGCTCGCCCTGCTGGAGCAGGAGAACGCGGCCCTCAAGGCGAAGCTCGGCAGCGAGGACCGCGACAGCAGCCGGCTCAAGCAGCTGGACAAGATGCTGAAGGTCGCGGGCGCGGGCCAGTACGGCATCAAGGGCGCCGAGGTCATCGCCATAGGAGCGGCCCAGGGCTTCTCCTGGACCATCACCGTCGACGTCGGCGCCAACGACGGCATCCGGCGCGACATGACGGTCCTGAACGGCGACGGGCTGGTCGGGCGGGTCACCACCGTCGGCCCGAACACCGCCACCGTGCTCCTCGCCAACGACCCCGACTTCACCGTCGGCACGCGCATGGAGTCCAGCGACGAGCTCGGCTTCGCCTCCGGCCAGGGAGACCGCCCACTGCGCGTCGAACTCCTCAACGGCAAGGCCGAGGTGAAGAAGGGCGACCGGCTCGTCACCTTCGGCTCGCAGGCCGACAAGCCCTTCGTGCCGGGCGTTCCCGTCGGTGTCGTCTCCCGGGTCGACCCGTCAGGCGGCGGCCTGACCCGCACCCTCTACGTCACGCCCTTCGTCGGCTTCTCCAAGCTCGACATCGTCGGCGTCGTCGTCCAGGCACCCACCAAGGACCCGCGCGACACGGTGCTCCCGTCCAAGCCCAAGCCGACTCCCAGGCCTACCGTGACGGTCACGGTCACCCCGGGCGCCGAGCCCCCGGCCGACGGTGAGGAGCAGCCGCAAGGGGACGGCCAGGACCAGCCGCTGGCCGACGGGCTGTACCAGCCCCGGGCCGACGGCCGGTATCAGCCTCCGGGCGACGGACAGAACCCGTACGAGCAAGAGCAGTAG
- the mreD gene encoding rod shape-determining protein MreD, translating into MRVNRILLSSALVVVALVVQVSVLSRLHLPGAVPDLLLLTVLGLAMVYGHVGGALVGFGAGLLADLAPPADHAAGRYALVLCVIGYLAGLIKPDNGRIKSATGPMVVVVVAAIGTTLLYAGVGALVGDTAARHVGLGSLLFTAALYDLLLAPFVVPGIMALARRAENDPLADSGSQAKKTDISSGWLSGGTGLRIGGQRGGLSGLKVKAVRARTARAGRIKGVKRL; encoded by the coding sequence ATGCGCGTCAACCGAATCCTGCTCTCCTCCGCTCTGGTCGTCGTCGCCCTTGTGGTGCAGGTGAGCGTCCTGTCCCGGCTGCATCTGCCGGGCGCCGTCCCCGATCTGCTGCTCCTGACCGTGCTGGGCCTCGCCATGGTCTACGGCCATGTCGGCGGCGCCCTCGTCGGCTTCGGCGCCGGTCTGCTCGCCGACCTCGCCCCGCCCGCCGACCACGCCGCCGGCCGCTATGCGCTGGTGCTGTGCGTGATCGGCTATCTCGCCGGGCTCATCAAGCCGGACAACGGCCGGATCAAGTCGGCCACCGGGCCGATGGTCGTCGTGGTCGTCGCCGCCATCGGCACGACCCTGCTGTACGCCGGAGTCGGCGCCCTCGTCGGGGACACCGCCGCCCGCCATGTCGGCCTCGGCAGCCTGCTGTTCACGGCCGCCCTGTACGACCTGCTGCTCGCGCCGTTCGTCGTCCCGGGGATCATGGCGCTGGCCAGGCGCGCGGAGAACGACCCGCTCGCCGACAGCGGCTCCCAGGCCAAGAAGACCGACATCTCCTCGGGCTGGCTCTCCGGCGGCACCGGTCTGCGGATCGGCGGCCAGCGCGGCGGGCTGAGCGGTCTGAAGGTGAAGGCGGTGCGGGCGCGCACGGCGCGCGCGGGGCGCATCAAGGGGGTCAAGAGGCTGTGA
- the mrdA gene encoding penicillin-binding protein 2, which yields MTNIPETGRTPRVQIRLIVIQILVLSLLGTLGGRLWYLQIREGDAYAKEASGNHVQQVVQPAVRGSILDARGVPLADNETRLVVSASRTDLLKMPDDGKAVLAKLAGVLGMKPKEVMEKVRLCDAETPQPCWNGSPYQPIPITDEATAKQALQIRERAEDFPGITAEPQALRRYPAPGKSNTAQVLGYLSPVTDEELQQAQDTDSPYLRSDQVGRSGLERQYDKELRGKAGVTRYEVDNLGRVIGQAEADAAEPGSNLVTSIDARVQRVAEYELNQAMKDARKEWDRNTNEPYKADSGAVVVMEAKTGRIVAMASNPTYDPNAWVGGISAKDYKTLTGKSSNYPLLNRAIQGQSAPGSIFKVVPTAAAVNAGYSFDGPYQCSSSYSIGGQVFKNFESKGYGPISLGRALEVSCDTVFYRLSHEEWKRDGGTKPKKNAKDWFYKTAHQFGLGAETGIDLPNEVTGRIPDRQWKQDYWKANKDAWCKYGKKGGSYAEQIAYENCLEGNRMRAGDSVNYSIGQGDTLVTPIQMATIYGAISNGGTLYDPTVGKAVVSADGKSVAEIEPKSHGKLPISRKTLAAMDDALAGVATRGTAAWRFADVGWPQDKIPMHAKTGTAEVYGKQTTSWFATYTKDYSVVMTISQGGTGSGASGPAVRNIYDALYGVSDDGTISKKNALLPTPQKSLPKVRTDGTMASPKVGKDPAKDQRATQQGEDKTDEQQQLAGTVATPSAENRDTRRRRRGGRKRGSRRMPT from the coding sequence GTGACCAACATCCCGGAGACCGGCCGGACGCCACGCGTCCAGATCCGGCTCATCGTCATCCAGATCCTCGTCCTCTCGCTCCTCGGCACCCTCGGCGGGCGCCTGTGGTACCTCCAGATCCGCGAGGGCGACGCGTACGCCAAGGAGGCCTCCGGCAACCACGTCCAGCAGGTCGTCCAGCCCGCGGTGCGCGGCTCGATCCTGGACGCGCGCGGAGTGCCCCTCGCCGACAACGAGACCCGGCTGGTCGTCTCGGCCTCCCGCACCGACCTGCTGAAGATGCCGGACGACGGCAAGGCCGTCCTGGCCAAGCTCGCCGGCGTGCTGGGCATGAAGCCCAAGGAGGTCATGGAGAAGGTCCGGCTGTGCGACGCCGAAACGCCGCAGCCCTGCTGGAACGGCTCGCCCTACCAGCCGATCCCCATCACCGACGAGGCCACCGCCAAGCAGGCCCTCCAGATCCGTGAGCGCGCCGAGGACTTCCCCGGCATCACCGCCGAGCCGCAGGCCCTGCGCCGCTACCCGGCCCCCGGCAAGTCCAACACCGCCCAGGTCCTCGGCTACCTCTCGCCGGTCACCGACGAGGAGCTCCAGCAGGCCCAGGACACCGACTCGCCGTACCTGCGCTCCGACCAGGTCGGCCGCTCCGGCCTGGAGCGCCAGTACGACAAGGAGCTGCGCGGCAAGGCCGGCGTCACCCGCTACGAGGTCGACAACCTCGGCCGTGTCATCGGCCAGGCCGAGGCCGACGCCGCGGAGCCCGGCTCCAACCTCGTCACCAGCATCGACGCCCGGGTGCAGCGGGTCGCCGAGTACGAGCTGAACCAGGCGATGAAGGACGCCCGCAAGGAGTGGGACCGCAACACCAACGAGCCGTACAAGGCGGACTCGGGCGCGGTCGTGGTCATGGAGGCCAAGACCGGCCGCATAGTCGCCATGGCGTCCAACCCGACCTACGACCCGAACGCCTGGGTCGGCGGCATCTCCGCCAAGGACTACAAGACGCTGACGGGCAAGTCCTCCAACTACCCGCTGCTCAACCGGGCCATCCAGGGCCAGTCGGCACCCGGCTCCATCTTCAAGGTCGTCCCGACGGCCGCCGCGGTCAACGCCGGCTACTCCTTCGACGGCCCCTACCAGTGCTCAAGCTCGTACTCGATCGGCGGGCAGGTCTTCAAGAACTTCGAGTCCAAGGGATACGGCCCGATCAGCCTCGGCCGTGCCCTGGAGGTCTCCTGCGACACCGTCTTCTACCGGCTCTCCCACGAGGAGTGGAAGCGGGACGGCGGCACCAAGCCGAAGAAGAACGCCAAGGACTGGTTCTACAAGACGGCGCACCAGTTCGGCCTCGGCGCTGAGACCGGCATCGACCTGCCCAACGAGGTCACCGGCCGCATCCCCGACCGCCAGTGGAAGCAGGACTACTGGAAGGCCAACAAGGACGCCTGGTGCAAGTACGGCAAGAAGGGCGGTTCGTACGCCGAGCAGATCGCCTACGAGAACTGCCTCGAAGGCAACCGCATGCGCGCCGGTGACTCCGTCAACTACTCCATCGGACAGGGCGACACCCTCGTCACCCCGATCCAGATGGCCACGATCTACGGCGCCATCTCCAACGGCGGCACCCTCTACGACCCGACCGTCGGCAAGGCCGTCGTCAGCGCCGACGGCAAGTCCGTCGCGGAGATCGAGCCCAAGTCGCACGGCAAGCTGCCGATAAGCCGCAAGACGCTGGCCGCGATGGACGACGCCCTCGCCGGTGTCGCCACCCGCGGTACCGCGGCCTGGCGGTTCGCCGACGTCGGCTGGCCGCAGGACAAGATCCCGATGCACGCCAAGACGGGTACCGCGGAGGTCTACGGCAAGCAGACGACCTCGTGGTTCGCCACGTACACCAAGGACTACTCGGTCGTCATGACGATCTCCCAGGGTGGTACGGGTTCCGGCGCCTCGGGTCCGGCCGTGCGCAACATCTACGACGCCCTGTACGGCGTCTCCGACGACGGCACGATCAGCAAGAAGAACGCGCTGCTGCCGACGCCCCAGAAGAGCCTGCCGAAGGTCCGCACGGACGGCACCATGGCCTCGCCGAAGGTCGGCAAGGACCCGGCGAAGGACCAGCGGGCCACCCAGCAGGGCGAGGACAAGACGGACGAGCAGCAGCAGCTCGCCGGGACGGTGGCGACGCCGTCGGCCGAGAACCGGGACACCCGGCGCAGGCGACGCGGGGGCCGCAAGCGGGGAAGCCGGAGGATGCCGACATGA